One Rhododendron vialii isolate Sample 1 chromosome 2a, ASM3025357v1 genomic region harbors:
- the LOC131311653 gene encoding calcium-binding protein KRP1-like — MASSSRSGVEFRDFFPSMVEKLGAEGFVDELCNGFRLLMDSEKRVITFESLKKNSAAVLGLKGMGDEELMCMMKEGDLDGDGSLNEMEFCVLMFRLSPDLMKGSRMWLEEVMKNKMF, encoded by the coding sequence ATGGCATCATCATCAAGAAGTGGTGTGGAATTCAGGGACTTCTTCCCGTCGATGGTGGAGAAACTGGGCGCAGAAGGGTTCGTGGACGAGCTGTGCAACGGGTTCCGGCTGTTGATGGATTCGGAGAAGAGGGTGATCACTTTCGAGAGCTTGAAGAAGAATAGCGCGGCCGTGTTGGGGTTGAAGGGAATGGGTGACGAGGAGCTAATGTGCATGATGAAAGAAGGGGATTTGGATGGCGACGGGAGCTTGAATGAGATGGAGTTCTGTGTTCTCATGTTTAGACTTAGCCCTGACCTGATGAAAGGGTCGAGAATGTGGCTAGAGGAAGTTATGAAGAACAAGATGTTTTAG
- the LOC131311660 gene encoding E3 ubiquitin-protein ligase CSU1 has product MPQRHSKNNNDLAFFTYDEKRKLGYGTQKERLGRDSIKPFDACCLCLKPLIDPMCCQKGHVFCKECILECLLAQKKDIQRKLAAHVAQQKQEKEEEEEKLMLQKARELDAFDQQNHGAVPQYSDKNYNKDKNGFHGANSVKTTSYEEEALRTMKAFWLPSATPEATAKVEAPPSTTTCPEGKENLKLKTLFPIYFTEDSSEDKKSKSLEKSYICPSCKVTLTNTLSLTALSSCGHVFCKKCADKFMAVDKVCLVCNKGCKERHLVPLQKGGTGFAGHDDHLLATDFKHLGSGSGLGLVRPAMKT; this is encoded by the exons ATGCCTCAGAGACACTCGAAGAACAACAACGACCTCGCTTTCTTCACGTATGACGAGAAGCGGAAGCTTGGGTACGGCACCCAGAAGGAGCGGCTGGGGAGGGACTCGATTAAGCCGTTCGACGCTTGTTGCCTCTGCTTGAAACCCTTGATTGACCCCATGTGTTGCCAGAAAGGCCACGTCTTTTGTAAAGAATGCATTCTCGAGTGCCTTTTGGCTCAGAAGAAAGACATTCAAAG GAAGCTAGCTGCGCATGTTGCTCAGCAGAAGcaagaaaaagaggaggaagaagagaagcTAATGCTACAGAAAGCCAGAGAGCTTGATGCGTTTGATCAACAAAACCACGGTGCGGTCCCTCAATACAGCGACAAGAACTACAACAAGGACAAGAATGGCTTCCATGGCGCAAACAGCGTCAAAACCACCTCTTATGAGGAAGAAGCACTCAGAACCATGAAAGCATTCTGGCTTCCCTCAGCCACCCCAGAAGCAACTGCCAAGGTGGAGGCCCCACCCTCCACAACAACCTGTCCAGAAGGCAAGGAGAATCTCAAGTTGAAAACTCTATTCCCAATCTACTTCACTGAAGATAGTTCTGAGGATAAGAAATCAAAGTCTCTTGAGAAGAGCTATATTTGCCCTAGTTGCAAGGTTACTCTTACAAATACACTGTCGCTTACGGCCCTAAGTTCTTGTGGTCATGTGTTTTGCAAGAAATGTGCAGATAAGTTTATGGCGGTTGATaaggtttgtttggtttgcaaCAAGGGATGTAAAGAGCGGCATTTGGTTCCATTGCAGAAAGGAGGGACAGGATTTGCAGGCCATGATGATCATTTGCTGGCGACGGATTTTAAGCATTTGGGTAGCGGCTCTGGGTTGGGGCTTGTGAGGCCTGCAATGAAGACATGA
- the LOC131317242 gene encoding disease resistance RPP13-like protein 4: MLARSSEFQDFKALYAGLGDKQKVCLLCFSAFPEKEIIKKTFMFYWWTGEGFVAPVKGTEKTAEELANDVFSELMAKGFIEPISEKRTSDWGKHTGNFSSSYRVCLLAGEKLKGEGMDNVHMLFNVDHKILDFEKPELFAMMKNSNLLCLGRWQTSQRHHIEVEDTKFLKGLKNMKHLMFLSLQRISQIMDLPTSVSNLMNITILDISACPNLEKIPGEIGLLKSLTHLDMSECYLLVNMPKEISTLLELEVLKGFVVENLEGKEKDSCTLEDLADLPKLRKLSIFTGRKDFP; this comes from the exons ATGCTTGCACGCAGCTCTGAGTTCCAAGATTTCAAGGCACTTTACGCTGGCCTCGGTGACAAACAAAAGGTTTGTTTGTTGTGTTTTTCTGCTTTCCCGGAAAAAGAGATCATAAAGAAGACGTTCATGTTCTATTGGTGGACTGGAGAGGGTTTTGTGGCTCCAGTTAAGGGTACTGAAAAAACAGCAGAGGAATTGGCAAACGACGTATTTAGTGAGCTTATGGCAAAGGGCTTCATTGAGCCCATTTCTGAAAAGCGCACTTCGGATT GGGGGAAACATACTGGTAATTTCTCCTCTTCTTACCGTGTATGCTTATTAGCGGGAGAAAAGCTGAAGGGAGAGGGTATGGATAATGTTCACATGTTGTTCAACGTTGATCATAAAAttcttgattttgaaaagcCCGAGCTGTTTGCAATGATGAAGAATAGCAACCTTCTTTGTTTGGGAAGGTGGCAGACCTCCCAAAGGCACCATATTGAAGTTGAGGACACCAAATTCCTAAAAGGCTTGAAAAACATGAAGCATCTCATGTTTCTAAGCCTCCAAAGAATTTCACAAATTATGGATCTTCCTACTTCTGTTTCAAACCTCATGAATATCACGATATTGGATATCAGCGCCTGTCCCAATCTTGAAAAAATTCCTGGAGAGATCGGCTTGCTTAAGAGTTTGACACACTTGGACATGTCAGAGTGCTATTTGCTAGTTAACATGCCCAAGGAGATTTCCACTCTCTTAGAACTTGAAGTTCTTAAGGGGTTTGTTGTTGAGAATTTGGAGGGGAAAGAAAAAGACTCTTGTACCCTTGAAGATTTGGCAGACTTGCCAAAGTTGAGGAAATTGAGCATTTTCACTGGCCGGAAAGACTTCCCTTGA